From a single Solanum dulcamara chromosome 4, daSolDulc1.2, whole genome shotgun sequence genomic region:
- the LOC129886168 gene encoding protein SRC2, producing MELRPLDVKVISADGIKNVNTFSKMDVYTQVSISTYASNAHKQKTFVDKNSGTNPKWNHSMKFTLDDSSLTKPGVYLVFRLKSERTLGDKEIGEVSVPIHDLFNSNGTAERFVEYPVITESGKPKGTLKFSYKFGEKFTAPEQKRDVYHEPVTAYPAQMHPGMAYNQQNSGYGYPPPPPAHQGGYGYPPQAGASGYGYPPVQPGYGGYPPVQPPKRKNKFGGMGGGLGLGLGAGLLGGLLVGDMVSDVGEMSAYGDGYGDAMDDVGGGFDF from the coding sequence ATGGAGTTACGTCCATTAGACGTCAAAGTAATCTCCGCAGACGGTATAAAGAATGTCAATACTTTCTCTAAGATGGATGTTTATACACAAGTCTCCATCTCCACTTACGCCAGCAACGCTCATAAGCAGAAAACCTTCGTCGACAAGAACAGCGGCACAAATCCAAAGTGGAATCACTCCATGAAATTCACTCTCGATGATTCTTCTCTCACAAAACCAGGAGTTTACCTCGTCTTTCGTCTCAAATCTGAACGAACTCTTGGTGACAAAGAAATTGGTGAAGTATCTGTTCCTATTCATGACCTCTTCAATTCTAATGGCACAGCGGAGAGGTTCGTTGAGTATCCAGTAATAACAGAGAGCGGAAAACCTAAAGGTACTCTGAAATTTTCCTACAAATTTGGGGAAAAATTTACAGCGCCTGAGCAAAAGAGAGATGTATATCATGAACCTGTCACAGCTTATCCTGCTCAAATGCATCCTGGTATGGCTTATAATCAGCAAAATTCAGGATACGGATATCCTCCCCCTCCGCCGGCTCATCAAGGTGGGTATGGATACCCACCCCAAGCTGGTGCATCGGGTTACGGGTATCCACCCGTACAACCCGGTTACGGAGGATATCCACCGGTGCAACCGCCTAAAAGGAAGAACAAGTTTGGAGGAATGGGAGGTGGACTAGGATTGGGGTTAGGTGCAGGATTGCTTGGTGGTTTGTTGGTGGGAGATATGGTTTCTGACGTCGGAGAAATGTCTGCTTATGGTGATGGGTACGGTGATGCTATGGACGATGTGGGTGGTGGCTTTGATTTTTAG
- the LOC129886167 gene encoding SART-1 family protein DOT2-like isoform X3, giving the protein MDRDDAVLFDDDDNEELRKSYERVRKLSKEKQKGLTKTFPESIASLISDSTFDKNPISVSGESQVVFTEMGDFVWGLQFDKLKEQKPSVDVLPKQEEEPSVKEEKSEIIPYKTIREVPIGKALSEALRFLRERGTLKEGDIELAGRNTDKKKSKLVGVRGGDEEGGKEIHIDRTDEFGRNLTPKESFRLFSHQFHGKGPGKKKQEKRIRQHQEELKMKNPSLSVERMTKSQAQLGGHIQPGQISGIKRKSDSGQYSRCRKFRNGIHVKCVCVTGKGPF; this is encoded by the exons ATGGACCGAGATGATGCAGTattatttgatgatgatgataacgAAGAGTTGAGAAAATCTTATGAAAGAGTCAGAAAGCTTTCTAAGGAAAAGCAAAAGGGCCTTACCAAAACTTTTCCAGAGTCAATTGCTTCCCTAATTAGTGATTCAACCTTTGATAAAAATCCAATTTCTGTATCTGGAGAGTCACAAGTTGTCTTCACAGAGATGGGAGATTTTGTCTGGGGTCTTCAGtttgataaattaaaagaaCAAAAACCTAGTGTTGATGTGCTGCCAAAACAGGAAGAGGAACCCTCTGTAAAAGAGGAGAAATCGGAAATAATTCCATATAAGACGATACGTGAAGTTCCAATTGGGAAGGCTTTGTCAGAGGCACTAAGATTTTTGAGAGAACGAGGTACACTCAAGGAGGGAGATATTGAATTGGCTGGTCGAAACACGGATAAGAAGAAAAGCAAGCTCGTCGGCGTTCGTGGTGGTGATGAGGAAGGGGGAAAAGAGATACACATTGACAGGACAGATGAATTTGGGCGAAATCTAACTCCAAAGGAGTCTTTTCGGTTGTTTTCACATCAATTTCATGGGAAGGGGCCTGGAAAGAAGAAGCAAGAGAAACGTATACGGCAACACCAGGAGGAACTGAAGATGAAAAATCCATCACTATCTGTAGAGAGGATGACAAAATCTCAGGCTCAATTAGGTGGACATATTCAACCAGGGCAAATTAGTGGCATTAAACGCAAGTCTGATTCAGGACAATATTCGCGCTGCCGTAAATTCCGTAAT GGCATACATGTCAAGTGTGTATGTGTGACTGGAAAAGGCCCATTCTGA
- the LOC129886167 gene encoding SART-1 family protein DOT2-like isoform X2, translated as MDRDDAVLFDDDDNEELRKSYERVRKLSKEKQKGLTKTFPESIASLISDSTFDKNPISVSGESQVVFTEMGDFVWGLQFDKLKEQKPSVDVLPKQEEEPSVKEEKSEIIPYKTIREVPIGKALSEALRFLRERGTLKEGDIELAGRNTDKKKSKLVGVRGGDEEGGKEIHIDRTDEFGRNLTPKESFRLFSHQFHGKGPGKKKQEKRIRQHQEELKMKNPSLSVERMTKSQAQLGGHIQPGQISGIKRKSDSGQYSRCRKFRNILIYVSSFVPCYEKYCTR; from the exons ATGGACCGAGATGATGCAGTattatttgatgatgatgataacgAAGAGTTGAGAAAATCTTATGAAAGAGTCAGAAAGCTTTCTAAGGAAAAGCAAAAGGGCCTTACCAAAACTTTTCCAGAGTCAATTGCTTCCCTAATTAGTGATTCAACCTTTGATAAAAATCCAATTTCTGTATCTGGAGAGTCACAAGTTGTCTTCACAGAGATGGGAGATTTTGTCTGGGGTCTTCAGtttgataaattaaaagaaCAAAAACCTAGTGTTGATGTGCTGCCAAAACAGGAAGAGGAACCCTCTGTAAAAGAGGAGAAATCGGAAATAATTCCATATAAGACGATACGTGAAGTTCCAATTGGGAAGGCTTTGTCAGAGGCACTAAGATTTTTGAGAGAACGAGGTACACTCAAGGAGGGAGATATTGAATTGGCTGGTCGAAACACGGATAAGAAGAAAAGCAAGCTCGTCGGCGTTCGTGGTGGTGATGAGGAAGGGGGAAAAGAGATACACATTGACAGGACAGATGAATTTGGGCGAAATCTAACTCCAAAGGAGTCTTTTCGGTTGTTTTCACATCAATTTCATGGGAAGGGGCCTGGAAAGAAGAAGCAAGAGAAACGTATACGGCAACACCAGGAGGAACTGAAGATGAAAAATCCATCACTATCTGTAGAGAGGATGACAAAATCTCAGGCTCAATTAGGTGGACATATTCAACCAGGGCAAATTAGTGGCATTAAACGCAAGTCTGATTCAGGACAATATTCGCGCTGCCGTAAATTCCGTAAT ATCTTGATTTATGTATCATCATTCGTTCCTTGTTATGAAAAATACTGCACAAGATGA
- the LOC129886167 gene encoding SART-1 family protein DOT2-like isoform X1 — translation MDRDDAVLFDDDDNEELRKSYERVRKLSKEKQKGLTKTFPESIASLISDSTFDKNPISVSGESQVVFTEMGDFVWGLQFDKLKEQKPSVDVLPKQEEEPSVKEEKSEIIPYKTIREVPIGKALSEALRFLRERGTLKEGDIELAGRNTDKKKSKLVGVRGGDEEGGKEIHIDRTDEFGRNLTPKESFRLFSHQFHGKGPGKKKQEKRIRQHQEELKMKNPSLSVERMTKSQAQLGGHIQPGQISGIKRKSDSGQYSRCRKFRNQILIYVSSFVPCYEKYCTR, via the exons ATGGACCGAGATGATGCAGTattatttgatgatgatgataacgAAGAGTTGAGAAAATCTTATGAAAGAGTCAGAAAGCTTTCTAAGGAAAAGCAAAAGGGCCTTACCAAAACTTTTCCAGAGTCAATTGCTTCCCTAATTAGTGATTCAACCTTTGATAAAAATCCAATTTCTGTATCTGGAGAGTCACAAGTTGTCTTCACAGAGATGGGAGATTTTGTCTGGGGTCTTCAGtttgataaattaaaagaaCAAAAACCTAGTGTTGATGTGCTGCCAAAACAGGAAGAGGAACCCTCTGTAAAAGAGGAGAAATCGGAAATAATTCCATATAAGACGATACGTGAAGTTCCAATTGGGAAGGCTTTGTCAGAGGCACTAAGATTTTTGAGAGAACGAGGTACACTCAAGGAGGGAGATATTGAATTGGCTGGTCGAAACACGGATAAGAAGAAAAGCAAGCTCGTCGGCGTTCGTGGTGGTGATGAGGAAGGGGGAAAAGAGATACACATTGACAGGACAGATGAATTTGGGCGAAATCTAACTCCAAAGGAGTCTTTTCGGTTGTTTTCACATCAATTTCATGGGAAGGGGCCTGGAAAGAAGAAGCAAGAGAAACGTATACGGCAACACCAGGAGGAACTGAAGATGAAAAATCCATCACTATCTGTAGAGAGGATGACAAAATCTCAGGCTCAATTAGGTGGACATATTCAACCAGGGCAAATTAGTGGCATTAAACGCAAGTCTGATTCAGGACAATATTCGCGCTGCCGTAAATTCCGTAAT CAGATCTTGATTTATGTATCATCATTCGTTCCTTGTTATGAAAAATACTGCACAAGATGA
- the LOC129886166 gene encoding protein SRC2-like produces the protein MDWRPFDVTVISAAGIKNVNYFSTMDVYVEISILGYAKNTKRTFIDKKGGTSPKWNYPMKFTLDEPSLTKSGLSLCFRLRSSRVFGDKDIGIVSIPIYDIFGQSDCGPDGSAEKVVEYQVFTPVNGKPRGTLKFSYKFGKKYGQPIEPMYKNVNQPNSNYNQNMLVTAYPYAQTGTNNNNIPPPGMAYQQPAGGVYPPAGYNGGGYPPAGYPTSGYPPTGYPPSGYGYVQQQQQQEVYGGYPPAVQQVQKPPKKSKFGGMGAGMGLGLAGGLLGGMLVGEMASDVGDDMDAYDQGYDDAMDDMDY, from the coding sequence ATGGATTGGCGTCCCTTCGATGTCACGGTGATCTCCGCCGCAGGCATAAAGAATGTCAATTACTTCTCTACCATGGATGTTTATGTCGAAATTTCAATCTTAGGCTATGCAAAAAATACGAAGAGAACCTTCATTGATAAAAAAGGTGGAACAAGTCCTAAATGGAATTACCCAATGAAATTCACATTAGATGAACCTTCCCTCACAAAGTCTGGCCTTTCCCTCTGTTTCCGTCTCAGATCTTCACGCGTTTTTGGTGATAAGGATATCGGAATTGTTTCAATCCCTATATATGATATCTTCGGTCAATCTGATTGCGGCCCTGATGGAAGCGCAGAGAAAGTTGTGGAGTATCAAGTTTTTACTCCAGTTAATGGTAAACCTAGAGGTACCCTCAAGTTTTCTTATAAATTTGGGAAGAAATATGGACAACCTATTGAGCCAATGTACAAAAATGTAAATCAACCTAATAGTAATTACAATCAAAATATGCTTGTCACGGCTTATCCATATGCCCAGACTGggactaataataataatattccaCCACCTGGCATGGCGTATCAGCAACCAGCAGGAGGAGTATACCCTCCTGCTGGTTATAACGGTGGTGGATATCCACCAGCTGGATATCCAACATCAGGATATCCGCCAACTGGATATCCACCATCTGGATATGGATATgttcagcaacaacaacaacaagaagttTACGGAGGATATCCACCTGCGGTGCAACAAGTGCAAAAGCCACCAAAAAAGAGCAAATTCGGAGGGATGGGAGCAGGAATGGGATTGGGTTTGGCTGGAGGGTTGCTTGGTGGTATGTTGGTTGGTGAAATGGCTTCTGATGTTGGAGATGATATGGATGCCTATGATCAAGGATACGATGATGCCATGGACGATATGGATTATTAA
- the LOC129886169 gene encoding PWWP domain-containing protein 1-like, with protein MISVMSNRFEANRSNDSVEETKVRVSSSTPADDSEQATVSMDVKNSRVLNSQTEDSRVLKVETEGNETRVKERKDEEDGNSAKSGRVKLEHKGKTALVSSKTDARKGKLEPVVSEYDLMLSKFDEFAGNGKCWSVGYGFEMGDMVWGKVKSHPWWPGHIFSEAFATPSVRRSKREGHILVAFYGDSSYGWFDPDELVHFEPTFAEKSMQTNVKTFIKAVEEGVDEVSRRSALGLVCHCRKIYRLRAVSVNGFFAVDFSDLERNCTYSASQIKKARESFQPKESFAYVRKLALKPRSKVREDLNFVKKKATAMAFRKAVFEEDDPTYAEAFGIVLSKQAREVAQPFRQPSSRAPLSGPLVLAETLGKGKGSAKSNKMKDQVEKDRYLFKRRDEPVNLKVHQVGPAQAGSSDQPVHLDGSSLAGKDVSPSADDHLPDVSGSTLIESFKQPSSQAANVEELHGERQAEHGGTDVVRPSDKVKVRKRSGGEVSGGSSPSTERKKKKKKVVLGLNTNSNHVAGQAAVSSDNAVMEKVARESVQVPSASREELQMDIEEKGEPTDSSVSDPVVDKVGIRSNDIDLRQFLSDLHAIALDPFFGAESCNIDAIRELFLKFRSLVYQKSLALSATVESESSTPVSKLAVAAPMSDTGPSNNVKQTSNLKPQKNSARPDDPAIKGGRKRGTSDRQEEMAAKKKKKINDLRALAAQKKASGKTSEVQPGENKDIPARKLVSTPVKSSKPDSAKKKDLAEKVPDPTMLVMKFPHNGSLPSISELKAKFARFGALDHSATRVFWKSSTCRLVYQYRDHAVQAFRFATGSTNLFGNTNVRCYIREVAAEAQDAEATKDTSAGTSAPKDGAADSRSSAKPGQLKSCLKKPPGEEGLTTDGGNGSNRGTPRVKFLLGAEDNNRDRSEQMNDIKNVNNTSSIADGSASSSSNINNYTSQSSMLPLPTTAQYANAPNDIHFAHQVALRNVPHYNNQVSPSEVDISQPMLALLTKCSDIVTNLTNLLGYFPYHGI; from the exons ATGATTTCTGTGATGAGCAACAGATTCGAAGCAAATCGAAGTAACGATTCAGTAGAAGAGACGAAAGTTAGGGTTTCCAGTAGCACCCCCGCAGATGATTCTGAACAAGCGACGGTTTCTATGGACGTAAAGAATTCTAGGGTTTTGAATTCCCAAACAGAGGATTCTAGGGTTTTGAAAGTGGAAACCGAGGGAAATGAAACTAGGGTTAAGGAAAGAAAAGACGAAGAAGATGGTAATTCGGCGAAGTCGGGTCGCGTGAAGTTGGAGCACAAAGGGAAGACAGCATTGGTTTCTAGTAAAACTGATGCGAGGAAGGGGAAATTGGAGCCCGTTGTTTCAGAATACGATTTAATGCTCTCTAAGTTTGATGAGTTTGCTGGAAATGGTAAATGTTGGTCAGTTGGTTATGGGTTTGAAATGGGTGATATGGTGTGGGGAAAGGTGAAATCACACCCTTGGTGGCCAGGTCACATTTTCAGTGAGGCATTCGCTACTCCTTCTGTGCGAAGGAGTAAAAGGGAGGGTCACATTTTGGTTGCTTTTTATGGTGATAGCAGCTATGGATGGTTCGATCCAGATGAGCTTGTACATTTTGAACCAACTTTTGCGGAGAAGTCTATGCAAACTAATGTGAAGACATTTATAAAGGCAGTGGAGGAAGGAGTTGATGAAGTGAGCCGGAGGAGTGCTTTAGGTTTGGTTTGTCATTGTAGGAAGATATACAGACTGCGTGCTGTGTCAGTTAATGGGTTCTTTGCCGTAGATTTTAGTGATCTTGAGAGGAATTGTACTTACTCTGCTAGTCAGATTAAGAAGGCTAGGGAAAGCTTTCAACCAAAAGAGAGTTTTGCTTATGTGAGGAAGTTGGCATTGAAGCCTAGGAGTAAAGTGCGTGAGGATCTTaactttgttaagaagaaggcaACCGCGATGGCTTTCAGGAAGGCTGTTTTCGAGGAAGATGATCCTACCTATGCAGAAGCTTTTGGTATTGTTCTTTCTAAACAAGCACGAGAAGTGGCTCAGCCATTTAGACAACCTTCTTCAAGAG CTCCTTTGAGTGGCCCATTGGTGCTTGCAGAAACTCTGGGTAAGGGGAAGGGTTCTGCAAAATCTAATAAAATGAAGGACCAAGTTGAGAAAGACAGGTATCTGTTTAAACGCAGAGATGAGCCTGTTAACCTGAAAGTCCACCAAGTTGGTCCAGCTCAAGCAGGTTCTTCTGACCAGCCCGTTCATCTAGACGGTTCTTCCTTAGCAGGAAAAGATGTATCTCCTAGTGCTGATGATCACCTGCCTGATGTGTCTGGTTCCACCTTGATTGAAAGCTTTAAGCAGCCATCAAGTCAGGCAGCTAATGTGGAAGAACTGCATGGAGAGAGACAAGCTGAACATGGTGGTACTGATGTTGTGAGGCCTTCAGATAAGGTCAAGGTTCGTAAACGTTCTGGTGGAGAAGTTAGTGGTGGAAGTAGTCCGTCAACcgagaggaagaaaaagaagaaaaaggtggTGTTGGGCTTGAATACCAACTCTAATCATGTTGCTGGACAAGCAGCTGTTTCTTCAGATAATGCGGTAATGGAAAAAGTTGCAAGAGAATCTGTCCAAGTTCCTTCAGCTTCCAGGGAAGAACTTCAAATGGATATTGAGGAAAAGGGTGAGCCTACAGACAGTTCTGTATCCGACCCTGTGGTAGATAAGGTTGGGATTAGAAGCAACGATATTGATCTTCGTCAATTTTTAAGTGATTTACATGCGATTGCTCTTGATCCCTTCTTTGGTGCCGAGAGCTGTAATATAGATGCGATACGAGAACTGTTTCTGAAATTCCGGTCCCTTGTCTATCAAAAAAGCTTGGCCTTGTCTGCCACTGTTGAGAGTGAGTCAAGTACCCCCGTCAGCAAGTTAGCTGTTGCTGCCCCTATGTCAGACACTGGCCCCAGCAATAATGtgaaacaaacatcaaatcTGAAGCCACAGAAGAATTCTGCCAGGCCTGATGATCCTGCTATTAAAGGAGGACGAAAGCGGGGTACTTCAGATCGGCAAGAGGAAATGGCtgccaagaaaaagaagaagatcaatGATTTGAGAGCATTGGCAGCACAGAAGAAGGCTTCCGGGAAGACTTCAGAAGTTCAACCAGGTGAAAACAAGGACATACCTGCAAGAAAACTGGTTTCAACACCTGTGAAATCATCTAAGCCAGATAGTGCCAAGAAGAAGGACCTGGCAGAAAAGGTACCTGATCCAACCATGCTTGTTATGAAGTTTCCACATAATGGATCTCTTCCCTCCATTTCTGAGCTGAAGGCAAAGTTTGCCCGTTTTGGGGCTCTGGATCATTCAGCTACTCGGGTCTTCTGGAAGTCATCCACCTGCCGTTTGGTCTACCAATACAGGGATCATGCAGTGCAGGCCTTTAGATTTGCAACTGGTAGCACGAATTTGTTTGGGAACACCAATGTGAGATGCTATATTCGAGAAGTGGCGGCTGAAGCACAAGACGCAGAAGCTACCAAGGACACCAGCGCCGGGACTTCTGCACCAAAAGATGGGGCAGCTGATTCGAGGTCCTCAGCAAAGCCTGGGCAGCTGAAATCATGTCTAAAGAAACCCCCAGGTGAGGAAGGGCTGACGACAGATGGTGGTAATGGTAGTAATAGGGGAACCCCACGTGTAAAATTTTTGTTGGGTGCAGAAGATAATAATAGAGATAGAAGTGAGCAGATGAATGATATTAAGAACGTCAACAACACTAGTAGTATTGCTGATGGAAGTGCATCTTCTAGTTCTAATATCAACAATTATACATCTCAGTCGTCCATGCTCCCTCTTCCTACTACTGCTCAATATGCCAATGCACCAAATGATATTCACTTTGCTCATCAAGTAGCCCTTAGAAATGTGCCCCATTATAACAATCAAGTGTCTCCTTCTGAAGTTGACATTTCACAACCAATGCTAGCCCTTCTCACCAAGTGCAGTGACATTGTGACCAATCTGACGAATTTATTGGGCTATTTCCCTTATCATGgcatttaa